A genomic window from Paenibacillus sp. FSL K6-0276 includes:
- the accB gene encoding acetyl-CoA carboxylase biotin carboxyl carrier protein produces MFKLSEIKELIKLLDQTSSVHELEIESEGMKLAIRKPDRPEADGTAVQATPYNAYPFTPAPQPQSVQQVSFPVISEVPPAQQPQAAAEGKLHKIVSPMVGTFYSAASPEMPSFVNVGDRVGEKTTVCIIEAMKLMNELEAEIKGEIVSVLAENGQLVEYGQPLFLVKPE; encoded by the coding sequence ATGTTCAAGTTGAGCGAAATTAAGGAATTAATTAAATTGCTGGACCAGACCTCCTCTGTACATGAGTTGGAGATCGAAAGCGAAGGAATGAAGCTTGCAATTCGCAAACCGGATCGCCCTGAAGCTGATGGAACAGCAGTACAGGCGACTCCTTATAATGCCTATCCCTTTACGCCTGCCCCGCAGCCGCAGAGCGTGCAGCAAGTGTCCTTTCCAGTAATCAGCGAGGTTCCTCCAGCGCAGCAGCCACAAGCCGCAGCAGAAGGCAAACTTCATAAAATTGTATCTCCAATGGTGGGAACTTTTTATAGTGCCGCTTCTCCGGAAATGCCATCGTTCGTTAATGTTGGAGACCGTGTTGGTGAGAAAACAACGGTATGTATTATCGAAGCGATGAAACTGATGAATGAGCTGGAAGCGGAGATTAAAGGTGAAATCGTGTCTGTACTGGCTGAGAATGGTCAGCTTGTAGAATACGGTCAACCGCTATTCCTGGTTAAACCGGAATAA
- a CDS encoding farnesyl diphosphate synthase — protein sequence MTRFEHDLERNSEGETLRQPLEDYIAILGDLVSHELEAILPTQWKVPENLQQAMKYSLMAGGKRLRPLLVIIACEALGGSREAALPVAAAVEMVHTYSLIHDDLPAMDNDDYRRGKLTNHKVFGEATAILAGDALLTHAFYSVVQASRKFGVPAESALSIVEDLAEMAGPRGMVGGQIADMEGEQGLTDHAQLKYIHLHKTGDLIIFSLLAGGRIAGANEQQLEALHEFGTAIGLAFQIQDDILDLVGDEGKLGKKTGSDVKQHKVTYPYFIGLEASREEVKQLTEKARNAVLNGGFHDNQRLLEIADYLMARDH from the coding sequence ATGACTCGCTTTGAGCATGATCTTGAGAGAAACTCTGAAGGAGAAACACTTCGGCAGCCGCTGGAGGATTACATCGCGATCTTAGGCGATCTAGTCTCACATGAACTAGAGGCAATTCTCCCCACGCAATGGAAGGTTCCAGAGAATTTGCAGCAAGCGATGAAGTATTCACTTATGGCTGGCGGCAAACGCCTCCGGCCACTGCTGGTGATTATCGCATGTGAGGCACTGGGAGGAAGTCGAGAGGCTGCCTTACCTGTCGCTGCTGCAGTTGAGATGGTACATACCTACTCGTTAATTCATGATGATTTACCTGCAATGGATAATGATGATTATCGGCGAGGAAAGCTGACAAATCATAAAGTCTTTGGGGAAGCGACAGCGATCCTAGCGGGTGATGCGCTTCTGACCCATGCATTTTACAGTGTGGTACAAGCCTCGCGTAAATTTGGAGTTCCAGCAGAAAGTGCACTATCCATCGTAGAGGATCTGGCGGAAATGGCAGGTCCACGCGGCATGGTCGGCGGTCAGATTGCAGATATGGAAGGCGAGCAGGGTCTAACCGATCATGCACAGCTGAAGTACATTCATCTGCATAAGACAGGGGATTTGATTATCTTTTCGCTTTTAGCTGGCGGCCGTATTGCAGGTGCTAACGAGCAGCAACTTGAAGCTTTACATGAATTTGGAACAGCCATTGGACTCGCTTTTCAGATCCAGGATGATATTCTAGATCTGGTTGGAGACGAAGGTAAACTTGGTAAAAAAACAGGCAGTGATGTCAAGCAGCATAAAGTAACCTATCCTTATTTTATTGGCCTCGAAGCATCGCGTGAAGAAGTGAAGCAACTTACAGAAAAAGCGCGTAATGCTGTGCTGAACGGCGGCTTTCACGACAACCAGCGCCTGCTGGAAATTGCAGATTATTTAATGGCACGTGATCACTAA
- a CDS encoding DUF2273 domain-containing protein encodes MSWKEVWESHGGRIAGVTFGIVLGLIYLICGFWDMLFFALVVFIGYTFGKRKDNAEAPLFQWQELITRLSGRWRPFK; translated from the coding sequence ATGTCTTGGAAAGAAGTATGGGAAAGTCACGGGGGTAGAATCGCCGGAGTGACTTTCGGCATTGTTCTAGGTTTGATATATTTAATTTGCGGTTTTTGGGATATGTTGTTCTTTGCACTGGTAGTGTTCATCGGATATACGTTCGGCAAAAGAAAGGATAACGCAGAGGCTCCCCTGTTTCAGTGGCAGGAGCTGATTACGCGTCTGTCCGGACGCTGGCGTCCCTTCAAGTGA
- the accC gene encoding acetyl-CoA carboxylase biotin carboxylase subunit — MNIQKVLIANRGEIAVRIIRACRELGISTVAVYSEPDRDSLHVRLADEAYCIGPMPSKDSYLNFTNIMSVATLTECDAIHPGYGFLAENADFAEICESCNIIFIGPSPDAINRMGDKAVAKETMKLAGVPIIPGSDGLVGDVDEAVMLGRDIGYPIIVKATAGGGGKGIRIAEDEESLVKQITAAQQEAQKAFGNAGVYLEKYLTGMKHVEIQIIADKHGNVVHLGERDCSVQRRRQKLIEEAPCAVLTPDIREAMGNAAVRAALAVNYSGAGTLEFLLGPDGHFYFMEMNTRIQVEHPVTEMVTGVDLIKEMISVAEGNPLSFTQEDIVINGWSIECRINAEDPERNFMPSPGKIGFYLPPGGLGVRVDSAAYPGYTISPFYDSMIAKLIVWAPTRQEAVAKMKRALAEFAVEGIHTTIPFHQKLLEHPVFLDGNFDIKFLEEYEI, encoded by the coding sequence ATGAACATTCAAAAAGTGTTGATTGCCAACCGCGGCGAAATCGCGGTCCGCATTATTAGGGCCTGCCGAGAACTAGGCATTTCCACCGTCGCGGTCTATTCGGAACCCGACCGGGATTCACTGCATGTCCGGTTGGCTGATGAAGCTTACTGCATCGGTCCGATGCCGTCCAAGGACAGCTATCTGAACTTTACAAATATTATGAGTGTAGCCACCTTAACAGAATGTGATGCCATCCATCCTGGCTATGGATTTTTAGCTGAAAATGCAGATTTTGCAGAGATTTGTGAATCTTGCAATATTATCTTCATAGGGCCATCTCCAGATGCAATCAACCGTATGGGTGATAAGGCTGTGGCGAAGGAAACCATGAAGCTGGCTGGAGTTCCGATCATCCCGGGCTCAGATGGCCTTGTGGGCGATGTAGACGAAGCCGTCATGCTGGGCCGCGATATCGGATACCCGATTATTGTTAAAGCTACTGCAGGTGGCGGGGGCAAGGGCATTCGGATTGCTGAGGACGAGGAGTCATTGGTGAAGCAGATCACTGCTGCACAACAGGAAGCACAGAAGGCGTTCGGTAACGCTGGTGTATACCTGGAAAAGTACCTTACAGGCATGAAGCACGTAGAGATCCAGATTATTGCAGATAAGCATGGCAATGTAGTGCATTTAGGTGAACGCGACTGTTCCGTGCAGCGTCGTCGCCAGAAGCTGATTGAAGAGGCGCCTTGTGCTGTACTCACACCGGATATTCGTGAAGCGATGGGTAATGCTGCAGTTCGAGCAGCTCTTGCCGTAAATTATTCGGGAGCGGGAACGCTTGAATTCCTGCTTGGACCGGATGGACATTTCTACTTCATGGAGATGAATACTCGTATTCAGGTAGAGCATCCGGTAACAGAAATGGTTACGGGTGTGGATTTGATCAAGGAAATGATTTCGGTTGCAGAAGGAAATCCTTTGTCATTTACACAGGAAGATATCGTGATTAATGGCTGGTCGATTGAATGCCGTATCAATGCGGAAGATCCAGAGCGTAATTTTATGCCTTCACCAGGCAAGATTGGCTTTTATTTGCCACCTGGAGGTCTCGGTGTTCGTGTAGACAGTGCAGCGTACCCTGGTTATACGATTTCCCCTTTCTATGATTCTATGATTGCAAAGCTGATTGTATGGGCTCCTACACGTCAGGAAGCGGTTGCGAAGATGAAGCGCGCTTTGGCCGAATTTGCGGTGGAGGGAATACATACTACGATCCCATTCCATCAGAAACTGTTGGAGCATCCTGTATTTTTGGATGGTAATTTTGACATCAAGTTTCTGGAAGAGTATGAAATTTAG
- a CDS encoding TlyA family RNA methyltransferase, whose product MEHRKERIDVLLVEQGFYESREKAKAAIMAGLVLADEERIEKAGMKVSREATLKVKGSVHPYVSRGGLKLEKALRQFNIDLTGRTMLDIGASTGGFTDCALQNGVSHVYAIDVGYNQLDWSLRNDERVSVMERTNFRYMTPPDLVGPIPDFASIDVSFISLKIILPPLKALLKRPADIAALIKPQFEAGREKVGKSGVIRDSAVHKEVLINVLTMAAELGYQLQGLTFSPITGGEGNIEFLAHWRLMPEVAEDEEVLQPSDAVSSVILVEDFPSLADEVVKQATGTFNVNSIHGNSSRR is encoded by the coding sequence ATGGAACACCGTAAAGAACGGATAGATGTACTGCTTGTTGAGCAAGGTTTTTATGAAAGCCGTGAAAAGGCAAAAGCAGCCATTATGGCAGGGCTGGTGCTCGCGGATGAGGAACGCATTGAAAAGGCTGGTATGAAGGTGTCACGGGAGGCTACCCTTAAGGTTAAAGGCTCTGTGCATCCTTATGTCAGTCGTGGGGGCCTAAAGCTGGAAAAGGCTCTTCGCCAATTTAATATTGATCTTACGGGACGAACCATGCTGGACATCGGTGCTTCTACTGGAGGCTTCACGGATTGTGCGCTTCAGAATGGAGTGAGCCATGTGTACGCGATTGATGTTGGCTATAATCAGCTGGATTGGTCGCTGCGTAATGATGAACGCGTTAGTGTCATGGAACGAACGAATTTCCGATATATGACACCTCCGGATTTGGTGGGGCCGATTCCAGACTTCGCGAGTATTGATGTTTCTTTTATATCCCTAAAAATAATTCTTCCACCGCTCAAAGCCTTGCTTAAGCGCCCGGCGGATATTGCTGCGCTGATCAAGCCACAGTTTGAGGCAGGACGGGAGAAGGTTGGTAAATCAGGTGTGATTCGTGACTCTGCCGTCCATAAAGAGGTATTGATTAATGTACTGACTATGGCTGCAGAGCTTGGCTACCAGCTACAGGGCTTAACCTTTTCACCGATTACAGGTGGGGAAGGCAATATTGAGTTTCTTGCTCACTGGAGACTAATGCCAGAAGTGGCAGAAGATGAAGAAGTATTACAGCCGTCAGATGCTGTTTCATCAGTCATCCTAGTGGAGGATTTCCCATCCCTAGCGGATGAAGTGGTTAAGCAAGCTACGGGTACTTTTAATGTAAATTCAATTCATGGAAACTCATCGCGCCGGTGA
- the folD gene encoding bifunctional methylenetetrahydrofolate dehydrogenase/methenyltetrahydrofolate cyclohydrolase FolD: protein MTAAIISGKQVSEEIRISIAHEVAELAKRGVKPGLAVILVGEDPGSQVYVRNKEKSCISLGFHSEVHKLDESTTQEELLALVAQLNGRDDIDGILVQLPLPKHIEEKAVIDAISVEKDVDGFHPVNVGNLVIGADSLLPCTPAGVIELIKRTGTGMAGKHAVVIGRSNIVGKPVSLLLQRENATVTMCHSRTANMQEISRQADILVVAIGRANFIDASYVKPGAVVIDVGMNRLDNGKLAGDVDYDSAREVAGYITPVPGGVGPMTITMLMSNTLIAAKRRHGLE, encoded by the coding sequence ATGACAGCAGCAATCATCAGTGGTAAACAAGTATCTGAGGAAATTCGTATTAGTATTGCCCACGAGGTTGCTGAACTGGCGAAACGCGGCGTGAAGCCCGGTCTGGCAGTAATTCTAGTAGGTGAAGATCCAGGATCACAAGTTTATGTTCGCAACAAGGAGAAATCCTGTATCAGCCTTGGTTTCCATTCTGAAGTGCATAAACTGGATGAGTCTACTACTCAGGAAGAATTGCTGGCTCTCGTAGCGCAGCTTAATGGACGCGATGATATTGACGGGATTCTGGTTCAACTACCGTTGCCTAAGCATATTGAGGAAAAAGCTGTCATTGATGCAATCTCCGTGGAGAAAGACGTTGACGGCTTCCACCCTGTAAATGTAGGTAACCTAGTGATTGGTGCTGACAGTCTGCTTCCTTGTACACCTGCAGGTGTAATTGAACTGATCAAACGTACAGGAACAGGGATGGCAGGTAAACATGCCGTGGTCATTGGCCGCAGCAATATTGTAGGCAAGCCAGTATCTTTGTTACTGCAACGTGAGAATGCTACTGTAACGATGTGTCACTCGCGTACAGCTAATATGCAAGAGATTAGCCGTCAAGCGGATATTCTGGTCGTTGCGATCGGACGCGCGAATTTCATTGACGCTTCGTATGTGAAACCAGGTGCTGTTGTCATTGATGTGGGTATGAACCGTTTGGATAACGGTAAGCTCGCGGGTGACGTTGATTATGATAGTGCAAGAGAAGTTGCCGGATACATCACACCTGTTCCGGGTGGGGTTGGACCGATGACCATTACAATGCTAATGAGCAACACGCTGATTGCGGCTAAACGCCGTCACGGCTTGGAATAG
- the dxs gene encoding 1-deoxy-D-xylulose-5-phosphate synthase: protein MLLPQINDPEQLKSLSIDELTTLAEEIRRFLIEKLTATGGHLGSNLGVVELTLALHYCYNSPRDKMIYDVGHQSYVHKILTGRQDRFDTLRKYQGLCGFVKRSESEHDVWEAGHSSTSLSAAMGMAMARDLKGEDNKVIAVIGDGALTGGMAFEALNHIGHEKRKLMVILNDNEMSIAPNVGAMHNYLSKIRSDRHYLRAKDEVEGLLKKIPAIGGRLAKTVEWVKDSLKYMMVPGVLFDELGFTYLGPVDGHDLEKMIDTFHQADNVAGPVLVHVLTTKGKGYKPAETDFYKSHAISPYKIESGQALKAVGPPMYTEVFGETLIELGREDSRLIAVTPAMPGGSGLFPFAKEFPDRMIDVGIAEQHAATLCAALAMEGMKPVYAVYSTFMQRAYDQIVHDICRHNANVMFAIDRAGFVGADGETHQGVYDVAFMRHIPNMVMMMPKDENELRHMMKTALEYNDGPIAYRYPRINGTGVAMDPELHTIPIGSWERLRTGEGYAVVACGPMVQVAEEAADLLKREGIQVGVVNARFLKPLDNSMLLDLAHAGTSIVVIEEASQAGSLGSAVLEFYSEHEIYDARVHLMGVPDIFVEHGSIKEQRQETGLTVEALCARIKSMMALSAYNYKTTSSS from the coding sequence GTGCTGCTTCCACAAATAAATGATCCTGAGCAACTGAAATCACTGTCAATCGATGAATTAACTACCCTAGCGGAGGAAATCCGTCGATTTCTAATTGAGAAGCTTACAGCAACTGGTGGACACCTTGGATCCAATCTGGGGGTCGTGGAGCTCACTTTGGCTTTGCATTATTGCTATAACAGCCCTCGGGATAAAATGATTTACGACGTTGGGCACCAGTCCTATGTCCACAAGATACTGACCGGTCGCCAAGACCGCTTCGATACCCTGCGTAAATATCAGGGCTTGTGCGGCTTCGTCAAGCGCTCTGAAAGCGAACATGATGTCTGGGAAGCCGGACATAGTAGCACCTCCTTGTCCGCAGCGATGGGGATGGCCATGGCCCGCGATCTCAAGGGTGAAGACAATAAGGTTATTGCCGTGATTGGTGACGGTGCTCTTACTGGCGGGATGGCGTTTGAAGCACTTAACCATATTGGTCATGAGAAGCGTAAGCTGATGGTTATTTTGAACGATAATGAAATGTCGATTGCTCCTAATGTAGGGGCAATGCACAATTATTTAAGCAAAATTCGTTCAGACCGTCATTATCTACGTGCCAAAGACGAGGTTGAAGGGCTGCTTAAAAAAATTCCAGCTATCGGGGGCCGCTTGGCCAAAACGGTTGAGTGGGTGAAGGACAGTCTTAAATATATGATGGTACCGGGTGTTCTTTTTGATGAGCTCGGCTTTACTTATCTTGGACCAGTAGATGGTCATGATCTGGAGAAGATGATTGATACCTTCCATCAAGCGGATAATGTGGCGGGTCCTGTGCTGGTGCATGTACTAACGACCAAAGGCAAGGGCTACAAACCGGCTGAGACCGATTTCTATAAATCGCATGCCATTTCCCCTTACAAAATTGAGTCGGGTCAGGCGCTTAAAGCTGTGGGTCCTCCAATGTACACGGAAGTGTTCGGCGAGACGCTGATCGAACTGGGTCGGGAAGATTCGCGTCTGATTGCAGTTACGCCTGCGATGCCAGGAGGCTCGGGCTTATTTCCTTTTGCTAAGGAATTTCCGGATCGTATGATTGATGTCGGGATTGCGGAGCAGCATGCGGCTACGTTGTGTGCAGCTTTGGCTATGGAAGGTATGAAGCCGGTATATGCGGTGTATTCTACCTTCATGCAGCGTGCTTATGATCAGATCGTCCATGATATTTGCCGTCATAATGCGAATGTTATGTTCGCCATTGATCGCGCTGGGTTTGTGGGTGCCGATGGTGAGACTCATCAGGGTGTGTACGATGTTGCTTTTATGCGCCATATTCCAAATATGGTGATGATGATGCCAAAAGACGAAAATGAGCTGCGTCATATGATGAAGACGGCGCTTGAATATAATGACGGTCCGATTGCTTACCGCTATCCGCGTATTAACGGTACAGGTGTGGCAATGGATCCAGAGCTGCATACTATTCCAATCGGATCATGGGAACGACTGCGTACCGGGGAAGGTTATGCTGTTGTGGCCTGTGGACCTATGGTTCAAGTGGCTGAAGAAGCCGCTGATTTGTTGAAGCGGGAAGGAATCCAGGTGGGCGTCGTGAATGCGCGTTTCCTGAAGCCACTCGACAACTCCATGCTGCTTGATTTGGCTCATGCTGGAACCAGCATCGTAGTCATTGAAGAAGCAAGTCAGGCGGGAAGTCTCGGCAGTGCAGTGTTGGAATTTTACTCGGAGCATGAAATTTATGACGCTCGTGTACATCTGATGGGTGTACCCGACATCTTTGTGGAGCACGGCTCCATTAAGGAACAGCGCCAAGAAACAGGCCTTACTGTAGAAGCGCTATGTGCACGTATCAAGTCCATGATGGCTTTAAGTGCTTATAATTACAAAACAACTTCGTCTTCCTAA
- the nusB gene encoding transcription antitermination factor NusB has protein sequence MKRRIAREIIVQSLYQMEMNDVESAEAVEMLLEEASEENETERVITDEIQLKHYVVEHVNGVWEHKVAIDDMLEHYLKGWQMSRLSRVDRQILRLAAYEMVFANDVPAKVAVNEAIDLAKHFGTDDSGKFVNGVLGKMIQEIDTLKADHS, from the coding sequence ATGAAAAGACGTATAGCGAGAGAGATTATTGTCCAAAGCTTGTATCAGATGGAAATGAACGATGTAGAAAGCGCGGAAGCCGTAGAAATGCTACTTGAGGAAGCTTCAGAAGAGAATGAAACCGAACGTGTAATCACGGACGAAATTCAGCTCAAGCACTATGTGGTGGAGCATGTAAATGGTGTATGGGAACACAAAGTCGCGATTGACGATATGCTTGAACATTACTTGAAGGGCTGGCAAATGAGCCGTTTGTCACGTGTGGATCGTCAGATTTTACGTCTTGCGGCGTACGAAATGGTGTTCGCAAATGATGTTCCGGCGAAAGTGGCAGTGAATGAGGCCATAGATTTGGCCAAGCATTTTGGAACGGATGATTCTGGTAAGTTTGTAAACGGAGTTCTTGGCAAGATGATCCAAGAGATAGATACACTTAAAGCTGACCATTCTTAA
- a CDS encoding Asp23/Gls24 family envelope stress response protein, whose product MSTLPTEYERTEIGEIQIAPEVIEVIAGLATVEVKGVAGMSGGFAGGIVELLGRKNLSKGVKVEVGQREAAVDVSVIIEYGNRLPEVAAEIQRNVKRSIETMTGLTVVEVNVHIHDVQFKNNNTVDKNEEAETVLRVK is encoded by the coding sequence ATGAGTACATTGCCGACAGAATACGAACGGACAGAAATCGGTGAGATCCAGATTGCTCCTGAAGTGATCGAGGTTATTGCAGGTTTGGCGACCGTTGAGGTTAAAGGTGTAGCTGGCATGAGCGGCGGTTTCGCCGGAGGTATTGTTGAGCTTCTCGGACGTAAGAACTTGTCCAAAGGAGTTAAAGTAGAGGTTGGACAACGCGAAGCTGCGGTGGATGTTTCTGTAATCATTGAATATGGTAATCGTCTTCCTGAAGTGGCTGCTGAAATTCAGCGTAATGTTAAGCGTTCTATCGAGACTATGACTGGTCTAACTGTTGTGGAAGTGAATGTGCATATTCATGATGTACAATTCAAGAACAACAACACTGTAGACAAGAACGAGGAAGCTGAAACGGTTCTTCGCGTGAAATAA
- the xseA gene encoding exodeoxyribonuclease VII large subunit, with translation MAAERQVYSIKELNRYIRMKLDSDTLLSDVWIRGEISNFTHHGSGHMYFTLKDESSRIKAIMFASHNQRLPFIPKEGARVIARGNVTVYERDGQYQFYATHMQPDGIGSLYLAYEQLKSKLEQEGLFAEARKRSLPRFPQCIGVITSPTGAAVRDIVITLQRRFPQVAIVIYPVLVQGKGAAPSIVKAIGALNRMGEADVLIVGRGGGSLEELWAFNEEEVARAISASRIPVISAVGHETDFTIADFAADLRAATPTAAAELAVPHAGELAAQLRQQQQRLRQALQRRAQRGRERHAGLERSLALAGPRRSLMQHTQRLDQLRERLHRSADARLSRSRERKAVLHHSLQRFHPHGSVAAARQRTDSMRRELMGAMLARLQEKRSRYVAEIRHLDALSPLKVMSRGYSLVYDEAEEHLIKSLTLVQLGDLVVIKMNDGQLNCQVWGMKEDGKDDDEGSGT, from the coding sequence ATGGCGGCAGAGCGGCAGGTTTATTCGATAAAAGAACTCAACCGTTACATCCGCATGAAGCTAGACTCGGATACTTTACTTTCGGATGTATGGATTCGCGGAGAGATTTCCAACTTTACGCATCACGGTAGCGGTCATATGTATTTCACGCTAAAGGATGAGAGCAGCCGTATCAAGGCGATTATGTTCGCTTCTCATAATCAGCGCCTACCCTTTATTCCGAAGGAAGGTGCTCGGGTTATCGCTAGAGGTAATGTGACCGTATATGAACGGGACGGGCAGTACCAGTTCTATGCCACACATATGCAACCTGATGGAATTGGTAGTCTGTATTTAGCCTATGAGCAGCTGAAGAGCAAGCTTGAGCAAGAGGGGCTTTTTGCAGAAGCGCGTAAACGCTCCTTGCCTCGCTTTCCGCAGTGCATCGGAGTGATTACCTCACCGACTGGTGCAGCTGTGAGGGATATCGTGATTACACTCCAGCGGCGGTTTCCGCAGGTGGCTATTGTAATCTATCCCGTACTGGTACAAGGTAAAGGCGCCGCGCCTTCGATCGTGAAGGCGATTGGAGCGCTGAACCGCATGGGTGAGGCCGACGTGCTTATCGTCGGCCGCGGCGGCGGTTCGCTCGAGGAGCTGTGGGCGTTCAATGAGGAGGAAGTCGCGCGAGCGATATCGGCATCGAGGATTCCGGTCATCTCGGCCGTTGGCCACGAGACCGACTTCACGATTGCCGATTTCGCCGCCGACCTCCGCGCGGCTACGCCCACAGCGGCCGCTGAGCTGGCCGTGCCACACGCCGGCGAGCTTGCTGCGCAGCTTCGCCAACAGCAGCAGCGGCTGCGCCAGGCGCTGCAAAGACGCGCCCAGCGCGGACGCGAGCGTCACGCGGGGCTGGAACGCTCGCTGGCGCTGGCAGGCCCGCGCCGCTCGCTGATGCAACACACGCAGCGGCTGGACCAGCTGCGTGAGCGGCTCCATCGCTCTGCGGATGCACGGCTCAGCCGTTCCCGCGAGCGCAAAGCTGTGCTGCATCATAGTCTGCAGCGATTCCATCCGCACGGCAGTGTTGCCGCTGCGCGTCAGCGCACGGACAGTATGCGCCGTGAGCTGATGGGCGCCATGCTGGCTCGCCTGCAGGAGAAGCGATCTCGCTATGTAGCAGAGATTCGTCATCTGGATGCGCTAAGCCCTCTTAAAGTGATGTCGAGAGGCTACAGCTTAGTCTATGACGAGGCAGAAGAACATTTAATCAAATCGCTGACCTTAGTGCAGCTTGGCGATCTTGTAGTGATAAAGATGAATGACGGACAGCTGAACTGCCAGGTATGGGGAATGAAGGAGGATGGCAAAGACGATGACGAAGGAAGCGGAACTTGA
- the amaP gene encoding alkaline shock response membrane anchor protein AmaP, whose translation MAKILDRLLLFVYSLSIGILSVIAILLLSGAIPKTLEIENGPAAYITAIIVAVVLFLLSIRFFYISLRRDRASLPSVDQRTEYGDIQISVETIENLSLKAAGKVKGIRDLKSRIRVSQAGLEITIRAVVDGEHSLPLLTTEVQRQVHDFVQETTGIPVADVSVYIANLTQSPSFKSRVE comes from the coding sequence GTGGCAAAAATTTTGGACAGACTTTTGCTGTTTGTCTACAGCTTAAGTATCGGAATACTATCTGTTATTGCCATCCTCCTCTTGAGCGGTGCTATTCCTAAAACTTTGGAGATTGAGAATGGACCAGCAGCTTATATTACTGCAATTATAGTGGCAGTTGTCTTGTTCCTTCTGAGCATCCGATTTTTTTACATCTCTCTGCGTCGTGATCGCGCTTCTTTACCTTCTGTTGATCAGCGTACAGAGTATGGGGATATCCAGATTTCAGTGGAGACCATTGAGAATCTGAGTCTGAAGGCTGCCGGTAAAGTAAAGGGAATCAGAGATCTCAAGTCGCGTATTCGCGTTTCTCAGGCTGGCCTTGAAATTACAATTCGCGCAGTAGTGGATGGTGAACATTCATTGCCGCTACTAACCACAGAAGTGCAACGTCAGGTGCATGATTTTGTGCAGGAGACAACCGGTATTCCGGTTGCTGATGTGTCTGTATATATTGCTAACCTCACGCAGTCTCCAAGCTTCAAAAGTCGAGTGGAATAG
- the xseB gene encoding exodeoxyribonuclease VII small subunit produces MTKEAELDFEGAMDRLEEIVRELEHGDVPLEKAIDLFQQGMKLSQLCGSKLEQVERKIEMITLEDGELRKKPFGARLEGDADDSL; encoded by the coding sequence ATGACGAAGGAAGCGGAACTTGATTTTGAAGGCGCCATGGACCGGCTGGAGGAAATCGTACGTGAGCTTGAACACGGCGACGTTCCCCTTGAGAAGGCCATCGATTTATTTCAGCAAGGCATGAAGTTATCTCAGCTTTGCGGCAGCAAGCTTGAGCAGGTAGAGCGTAAGATCGAAATGATTACCCTAGAGGACGGAGAACTGCGTAAGAAGCCGTTTGGTGCACGTCTGGAAGGGGACGCCGATGACTCGCTTTGA